The proteins below are encoded in one region of Alistipes communis:
- a CDS encoding nucleotide pyrophosphohydrolase: MELSELQQRVDTWIKEYGVRYFSELTNMAVLTEEVGELARVMARKYGDQSFKAGEKENLADEMADILWVLVCLANQTGVDLTRAVEANFAKKSARDAERHRNNPKL, translated from the coding sequence ATGGAGTTGAGTGAATTGCAGCAGCGCGTCGATACGTGGATCAAGGAGTACGGCGTGCGTTATTTCAGCGAACTGACCAATATGGCGGTTCTTACGGAGGAGGTCGGGGAGTTGGCGCGCGTCATGGCGCGCAAGTACGGCGACCAGTCGTTCAAGGCCGGCGAGAAGGAGAATCTCGCCGACGAAATGGCCGACATCCTGTGGGTGCTGGTTTGTCTGGCCAACCAGACGGGGGTCGATCTGACCCGGGCCGTCGAAGCGAATTTCGCCAAGAAGAGCGCCCGCGACGCGGAGCGTCATCGGAACAACCCGAAATTGTAG
- a CDS encoding phospho-sugar mutase: protein MANELEQLVLSKAQKWLDGDYDEATKKQVRYLMDHDRKELTESFYKDLEFGTGGLRGIMGVGTNRMNVYTVGMATQGLANYLKKNFAGERIRVAIGHDSRNNSRMFAERVADIFASNGFTVFLFDKLRPTPELSFAIRELKCHSGVVVTASHNPKEYNGYKAYWTDGSQVTAPHDRNIIAEVEKITSIDQILTGANPGNITLLGEEFDEIYLNKVHTLSLSPESVGKFHDMKIAYTPLHGAGVRLVPASLRKWGFTNVSLVEEQAVIDGNFPTVESPNPEERKTMAKAIELGSRLGADLVLATDPDSDRIGVALRNAKGEYVLLNGNQTLSLIMAYQLTRWSELGRLDGKEFVVKTIVTSQMPNVMAAHFGVKCYDCLTGFKYIARIIRNNEGKATYIGGGEESFGYLAGDFVRDKDAVSACSLVAEAAAWTRDTMGLTLYEWLQKLYVEFGFFREGLVSVVRKGMEGAAEIQQMMVDYRADPPREIAGSPVVKINDFKLLESTDVRTGAKTPIEEEASNVLQWFAADGTVVSVRPSGTEPKIKFYFGVRAELESVADFDRVEAGLDAKIETIKKELKLV, encoded by the coding sequence ATGGCAAACGAATTAGAGCAGCTGGTCCTGTCGAAAGCGCAGAAATGGCTCGACGGCGACTACGACGAAGCGACCAAAAAGCAGGTGCGCTATCTGATGGATCACGATAGGAAGGAGTTGACCGAGAGCTTTTACAAGGATTTGGAATTCGGTACGGGCGGCCTGCGCGGCATCATGGGCGTGGGTACCAACCGCATGAACGTCTATACGGTGGGCATGGCCACGCAGGGGCTCGCCAACTACTTGAAAAAGAATTTCGCGGGCGAGCGGATCCGCGTGGCGATCGGCCACGATTCGCGCAACAATTCGCGGATGTTCGCCGAGCGTGTGGCCGACATCTTCGCTTCGAACGGATTTACGGTCTTTCTGTTCGACAAGCTGCGCCCCACTCCCGAGTTGAGTTTCGCCATCCGCGAACTGAAATGCCATTCGGGGGTCGTGGTCACCGCTTCGCACAATCCCAAGGAGTACAACGGCTACAAGGCCTATTGGACGGACGGTTCGCAGGTAACGGCCCCGCACGACCGCAACATCATCGCCGAGGTGGAGAAGATCACCTCGATCGACCAGATCCTCACGGGTGCCAATCCGGGCAACATCACGCTGCTGGGCGAGGAGTTCGACGAGATCTACTTAAATAAGGTGCATACGCTGTCGCTCTCGCCCGAAAGCGTCGGCAAGTTCCACGACATGAAGATCGCCTATACGCCGCTGCACGGCGCCGGCGTGCGGCTCGTGCCGGCGTCGCTGCGCAAGTGGGGCTTCACGAACGTCTCGCTGGTCGAGGAGCAGGCGGTCATCGACGGCAACTTCCCCACCGTCGAATCCCCCAATCCCGAAGAGCGCAAGACGATGGCCAAGGCCATCGAGCTGGGTTCGCGGCTGGGCGCCGATCTGGTGCTGGCCACCGATCCCGATTCGGATCGTATCGGCGTCGCGCTGCGCAATGCCAAGGGAGAATACGTTCTGCTGAACGGCAACCAGACCTTGTCGCTCATCATGGCCTATCAGTTGACGCGCTGGTCGGAGCTGGGGCGCCTCGACGGCAAGGAGTTCGTGGTCAAGACGATCGTCACCTCGCAGATGCCCAACGTCATGGCGGCGCATTTCGGCGTGAAGTGCTACGACTGTCTCACGGGCTTCAAATACATCGCCCGCATTATCCGCAACAACGAAGGCAAGGCCACCTACATCGGCGGCGGCGAGGAGTCGTTCGGCTATCTGGCCGGCGATTTCGTGCGCGACAAGGACGCTGTATCGGCCTGCTCGTTGGTGGCCGAAGCCGCTGCGTGGACGAGGGATACGATGGGATTGACGCTCTACGAGTGGTTGCAGAAGCTCTACGTGGAGTTCGGTTTCTTCCGCGAAGGGCTCGTGTCGGTCGTCCGCAAGGGCATGGAGGGCGCTGCCGAGATTCAGCAGATGATGGTCGACTACCGCGCCGATCCCCCCAGGGAGATTGCAGGTTCGCCCGTGGTGAAGATCAACGACTTCAAACTGCTCGAATCGACCGATGTCAGGACGGGGGCCAAAACCCCGATCGAGGAGGAGGCGTCCAACGTGTTGCAGTGGTTCGCCGCTGACGGGACGGTGGTTTCGGTGCGTCCGTCGGGAACCGAGCCGAAGATCAAGTTCTACTTCGGCGTGCGCGCCGAGTTGGAATCGGTGGCCGATTTCGACCGTGTGGAGGCCGGGCTGGATGCCAAGATCGAGACGATTAAAAAGGAATTGAAGCTCGTTTGA
- the dnaA gene encoding chromosomal replication initiator protein DnaA, with amino-acid sequence MFNNSQTYSDIWQLCLNRIKEQTSAEEFAKWFQPIVPLEFDGTTLRLRVPNASYVYQIEKNYIPFLRPIISQLYGQQTRLHYAVPKAEAPKLDTETDSTAISRFATQNDTANIKNPFIIPGLKRVRIDPQLNPNYTFSTFIEGECNRLARSAGMSVAVNPGTTPFNPLYIYGDSGLGKTHIAQSIGHEVLQRHPELQVLYVSMNKFQAQFQTAHKRGEIPDFIHFYQMIDVLIIDDIQELTGKPGTQNVFFNIFNHLHLSGKQLILTSDKPPVELKDIEDRLLTRFKWGLSTQLNQPDHDTKVKIIRAKAQKMGAQISEEIVQFLADNISANVREIEGALSSLVANASFLGRKITTSLAKEILKAYVQLYQKEITIEHIIEVVCGYLALDPERFNSPERTREIAQARQIAMYLAKQHTKAPLATIGAAIGGRNHATVLHSCKAVSNLLETDKAFRRQVEEIEKQVLA; translated from the coding sequence ATGTTCAATAACTCGCAGACATACAGCGATATATGGCAGCTTTGCCTGAACCGGATCAAGGAGCAGACCTCCGCCGAGGAGTTCGCCAAATGGTTCCAGCCCATCGTCCCGCTCGAATTCGACGGAACGACGCTGCGTCTGCGCGTGCCCAACGCCAGCTACGTCTACCAGATCGAGAAAAACTACATCCCGTTCCTGCGTCCGATCATCTCGCAGCTCTACGGCCAGCAGACGCGGCTCCACTACGCCGTGCCCAAAGCCGAGGCGCCGAAACTGGACACTGAAACCGATTCGACGGCCATCTCGCGCTTCGCTACGCAGAACGACACGGCAAATATAAAAAATCCTTTCATCATTCCCGGCCTCAAAAGGGTGCGAATCGACCCGCAGCTCAATCCGAACTACACCTTCTCGACCTTCATCGAGGGGGAGTGCAACCGGCTGGCGCGGTCGGCCGGCATGTCGGTGGCGGTGAATCCCGGCACGACGCCGTTCAACCCCTTGTATATATACGGCGATTCGGGATTGGGAAAGACCCACATCGCACAATCGATCGGCCACGAAGTGTTGCAGCGTCATCCCGAGCTGCAAGTGCTCTACGTGTCGATGAACAAATTCCAGGCCCAGTTCCAGACGGCGCACAAACGCGGCGAAATTCCCGATTTCATCCACTTCTATCAGATGATCGACGTGCTCATCATCGACGACATCCAGGAGCTGACCGGAAAGCCGGGTACGCAGAACGTCTTCTTCAACATCTTCAACCACCTGCACCTGTCGGGCAAGCAGCTGATCCTCACGTCGGATAAGCCGCCCGTCGAATTGAAGGACATCGAGGACCGTCTGCTGACGCGTTTCAAGTGGGGGCTTTCCACCCAGCTCAACCAGCCCGACCACGACACGAAGGTGAAGATCATCCGCGCCAAGGCGCAGAAGATGGGCGCGCAGATCTCGGAAGAGATCGTGCAGTTCCTCGCCGACAACATCTCGGCCAACGTGCGCGAGATCGAAGGCGCGCTGTCGTCGCTGGTGGCCAACGCGTCGTTCCTCGGACGGAAAATCACCACGTCGCTGGCCAAAGAGATTCTCAAAGCCTACGTGCAGCTCTATCAGAAGGAGATTACGATCGAACACATCATCGAGGTGGTATGCGGCTACCTGGCCCTCGATCCCGAACGGTTCAACTCTCCGGAGCGGACGCGCGAGATCGCGCAGGCGCGGCAGATCGCCATGTATCTGGCCAAGCAGCACACCAAGGCACCGCTGGCCACGATCGGCGCGGCCATCGGCGGCCGCAACCACGCCACCGTACTCCACTCGTGCAAGGCGGTGTCGAACCTGCTCGAAACCGACAAGGCGTTCCGCCGGCAGGTCGAGGAGATCGAAAAGCAGGTGTTGGCATAA
- a CDS encoding helix-turn-helix transcriptional regulator has protein sequence MDQPKLERLLRLMKMLTANTEYTIDDLAERLMMSRRTVYRYIDTFREAGFVIKKSGEHIRLDKESPHFKDISQLIHFTEEEAVILKSAIENIDDDNLLKQNLKRKLYSVYDNRTLADTIVKGRLSGIVHNLVGAIAEKRQVVLQAYRSARGAAVRDRRVEPFAFTTNYVNIWCYDTEDGLCKLFKTSRIGAVLPLGDEWAHEAEHREGFMDVFRMNGHDRHRIRLRLGMLAHNLLVEEYPLAERDLAPDGESHWLLETEVAGFAGVARFVAGLLDDVEIVDSPELKRYVADYFRRNAAVIAD, from the coding sequence ATGGACCAACCCAAACTCGAACGGCTGCTGCGGCTGATGAAGATGCTCACGGCCAACACCGAATACACGATCGACGACCTGGCTGAGCGGCTCATGATGTCGCGCCGCACCGTCTACCGCTATATCGACACCTTCCGCGAAGCGGGTTTCGTCATCAAGAAGAGCGGCGAACACATCCGGCTGGACAAGGAGTCGCCGCACTTCAAGGACATTTCGCAACTGATCCATTTCACCGAGGAGGAGGCCGTGATCCTCAAAAGCGCCATCGAAAACATCGACGACGACAACCTACTGAAACAGAACCTCAAACGCAAACTCTACTCGGTCTACGACAACCGCACGCTGGCCGACACGATCGTCAAGGGCCGGTTGTCGGGCATCGTTCACAATCTGGTCGGAGCGATCGCCGAAAAACGGCAGGTAGTACTGCAAGCCTACCGTTCGGCACGCGGAGCCGCCGTACGCGACCGCAGGGTAGAGCCGTTCGCCTTCACCACCAACTACGTCAACATCTGGTGCTACGACACGGAAGACGGCCTCTGCAAGCTCTTCAAAACCTCGCGCATCGGCGCCGTACTGCCGCTCGGCGACGAATGGGCACACGAAGCGGAACACCGCGAAGGTTTCATGGACGTCTTCCGCATGAACGGCCACGACCGGCACCGCATCCGCCTGCGGCTGGGGATGCTGGCGCACAACCTGCTCGTCGAGGAGTATCCGCTCGCCGAACGCGACCTCGCGCCCGACGGCGAGAGCCACTGGCTGCTGGAGACCGAAGTGGCGGGATTCGCCGGCGTCGCCCGTTTCGTCGCGGGATTGCTCGACGACGTGGAGATCGTCGACTCGCCCGAGCTGAAACGCTACGTGGCCGATTATTTCCGGCGCAACGCGGCGGTGATCGCCGACTGA
- the bcp gene encoding thioredoxin-dependent thiol peroxidase yields MTTLRVGDTAPDFTSVTQDGQPFTKADLMGQRTILYFYPKDNTSGCTLEAKSLRDGKAELAAMGFRIVGVSPDSERSHRNFCAKHELNFTLLADTDHSVCEAFGVWAEKSMYGRKYMGVLRTTFVIDAEGRIEKIFTKVDTKNHYRQIADAYKQAE; encoded by the coding sequence ATGACGACGCTCCGAGTGGGGGATACGGCCCCCGATTTCACCTCCGTGACGCAGGACGGCCAGCCCTTTACGAAGGCCGACCTCATGGGACAACGCACGATACTCTATTTCTATCCCAAGGACAACACTTCGGGATGCACGCTCGAAGCCAAGAGCCTGCGCGACGGCAAGGCCGAACTGGCGGCCATGGGGTTCCGGATCGTCGGCGTCAGCCCCGACAGCGAACGTTCGCACCGGAATTTCTGCGCCAAACACGAACTGAACTTCACGCTGCTGGCCGACACCGACCACAGCGTTTGCGAAGCGTTCGGCGTCTGGGCCGAAAAGTCGATGTACGGCCGCAAGTACATGGGCGTGCTGCGCACGACCTTCGTCATCGACGCCGAGGGGCGCATCGAAAAGATTTTCACCAAGGTGGACACCAAGAATCACTATCGGCAGATCGCCGATGCTTACAAACAAGCAGAATAA
- the recA gene encoding recombinase RecA: MAEKPQANADKLKVLSAVMDKIEKDFGKGSIMRMNSSEIVDVPVIPTGSITLDMALGVGGYPKGRVIEIYGPESSGKTTLAIHAIAEAQKAGGIAAFIDAEHAFDSFYAQKLGVDVDNLLISQPDNGEQALEIADSLIRSSAIDIIVIDSVAALTPKAEIEGDMGDSKMGLQARLMSQALRKLTASISKTKTVCIFINQLRDKIGVVYGNPETTTGGNALKFYASVRIDIRRMSVIKDGEEQLGTRTKVKVVKNKVAPPFKKAEFDIMFGEGISKIGEIIDLGVDYGVIKKSGSWFSYGDRKLGQGRDAVKELFKTDTALADEIETKVREAMKAPQQK, from the coding sequence ATGGCAGAAAAACCACAGGCAAACGCGGACAAGCTCAAAGTGCTTAGCGCGGTCATGGACAAAATCGAAAAGGATTTCGGCAAAGGGTCGATCATGCGCATGAACAGCAGCGAGATCGTCGACGTGCCGGTCATTCCCACGGGGTCGATCACGCTCGACATGGCGCTCGGCGTGGGCGGCTATCCCAAAGGACGTGTCATCGAGATCTACGGTCCCGAATCGTCGGGCAAGACGACGCTGGCGATCCATGCGATCGCCGAGGCGCAGAAGGCGGGCGGCATCGCAGCCTTCATCGACGCCGAGCACGCATTCGACAGTTTCTACGCACAGAAACTCGGCGTGGACGTCGACAACCTGCTCATCTCGCAGCCCGACAACGGCGAGCAGGCACTCGAAATCGCCGACTCGCTGATCCGTTCGAGTGCGATCGACATCATCGTCATCGACTCGGTGGCGGCACTCACCCCCAAGGCCGAGATCGAAGGCGACATGGGCGACTCGAAAATGGGCCTGCAAGCGCGGCTCATGTCGCAGGCGCTGCGCAAGCTGACGGCCAGCATATCGAAGACCAAGACCGTCTGCATCTTCATCAACCAGCTGCGCGACAAGATCGGCGTGGTCTACGGCAATCCCGAAACCACGACCGGCGGCAACGCGCTGAAATTCTATGCCAGCGTGCGTATCGACATCCGCCGCATGTCGGTCATCAAGGACGGCGAGGAGCAGCTCGGAACCCGCACCAAAGTCAAGGTAGTGAAGAACAAGGTGGCACCCCCCTTCAAGAAGGCCGAGTTCGACATCATGTTCGGCGAGGGAATCTCCAAGATCGGCGAGATCATCGACCTCGGCGTGGATTACGGAGTCATCAAGAAGAGCGGTTCGTGGTTCTCCTACGGCGACCGCAAACTCGGACAGGGCCGCGACGCGGTCAAGGAGCTCTTCAAGACCGATACGGCGCTCGCCGACGAAATCGAGACGAAAGTGCGCGAGGCGATGAAAGCGCCGCAGCAGAAGTAG